Proteins found in one Actinokineospora alba genomic segment:
- a CDS encoding DUF349 domain-containing protein: MPTAAPVDALPPVAVASADPSKWGRVDEEGTVYVRTADGERVVGSWQAGEPAEGLAHFARRFDDIRTEVELLETRLAAGSGDPKHAATNAKHIKDSLAEAHVVGDLVGLEARLDQVIAHAAVALDHAKHARDEARAGSVARKEELVTEAEQLAEESTQWKVAGDRLRQILDEWKTIKGVDRKTDEQLWRRFSKARDTFNRRRGSHFADLDRQRSTAKSRKQELVEEAELLSESDDWGPTAARYKDLMLEWKAAGRAPKDADDTLWQRFRAAQDKFFSRRSSVFDERDAEFAQNAKLKEELLAEAEKINVKGDLDAARAQLHKIQEKWELIGKVPRERIRELEGRMRTVEEKVRTAADAQWRKTDPEAEARAAQFRERVEQFEAQAAKARAAGDKRRAEQAEAQAAQWREWLAAAEQAVASR; this comes from the coding sequence GTGCCCACCGCGGCTCCGGTCGACGCGCTGCCGCCCGTCGCGGTGGCGTCGGCCGACCCGTCCAAGTGGGGTCGGGTCGACGAGGAAGGCACCGTGTACGTGCGCACCGCAGACGGTGAGCGCGTGGTCGGGTCGTGGCAGGCCGGTGAGCCCGCGGAAGGGCTCGCGCACTTCGCGCGTCGGTTCGACGACATCCGCACCGAGGTCGAGCTGCTCGAGACCCGGCTCGCCGCCGGGTCCGGCGATCCCAAGCACGCGGCGACGAACGCCAAGCACATCAAGGACTCCCTCGCCGAGGCGCACGTCGTCGGCGACCTGGTGGGTCTGGAGGCCCGGCTCGACCAGGTGATCGCGCACGCCGCGGTCGCGCTCGACCACGCCAAGCACGCGCGGGACGAGGCGCGGGCCGGTTCGGTGGCACGCAAGGAAGAGCTGGTCACCGAGGCCGAGCAGCTGGCCGAGGAGTCGACTCAGTGGAAAGTCGCGGGCGACCGGCTGCGCCAGATCCTCGACGAGTGGAAGACGATCAAGGGCGTCGACCGCAAGACCGACGAGCAGCTGTGGCGCCGGTTCTCCAAGGCCCGTGACACGTTCAACCGCAGGCGCGGGTCGCACTTCGCCGACCTCGACCGCCAGCGCTCCACGGCCAAGTCGCGCAAGCAGGAACTGGTCGAAGAGGCCGAGCTGCTGTCCGAGTCCGACGACTGGGGCCCGACCGCCGCCCGCTACAAGGACCTGATGCTGGAGTGGAAGGCGGCGGGCCGCGCGCCCAAGGACGCCGACGACACGCTGTGGCAGCGGTTCCGGGCGGCGCAGGACAAGTTCTTCAGCAGGCGCTCCTCGGTGTTCGACGAGCGGGACGCGGAGTTCGCGCAGAACGCCAAGCTCAAGGAAGAGCTGCTCGCCGAGGCGGAGAAGATCAACGTCAAGGGCGACCTCGACGCCGCGCGGGCCCAGCTCCACAAGATCCAGGAGAAGTGGGAGCTCATCGGCAAGGTCCCGCGCGAGCGGATCCGTGAGCTCGAGGGCCGCATGCGCACGGTCGAGGAGAAGGTCCGGACCGCGGCCGACGCGCAGTGGCGCAAGACCGACCCCGAGGCCGAGGCACGGGCCGCGCAGTTCCGTGAGCGGGTCGAGCAGTTCGAGGCCCAGGCCGCGAAGGCCCGGGCAGCCGGCGACAAGCGCCGCGCCGAGCAGGCCGAGGCTCAGGCCGCACAGTGGCGTGAGTGGCTGGCAGCGGCCGAGCAGGCTGTCGCTTCCCGCTGA
- a CDS encoding class III extradiol ring-cleavage dioxygenase family protein yields MISRVAVLPQPPLLVPELVGGDDVDAVAVRAAAVAVAKDLAQVAPTWLVVGVGERAERIENAAGTFRGFGVDVRVELGPGAAERVADLDLPLPALVAGWLRAQVGAAEVAVELVPADLPTEQCLAEGRRLAGGEEPVGLLVLGDGSHRHGDKAIGRPDARAGSFDDSIAAAFAQVDLDALLAIDPAEADELGAVGRAPWQVLAGAVRADGRSWRCVRSSVQLPFGLAYHFAVWEPVAS; encoded by the coding sequence GTGATATCCCGCGTCGCGGTGCTTCCGCAGCCACCCCTGCTCGTGCCCGAACTCGTCGGCGGGGACGACGTCGACGCGGTGGCCGTCCGGGCGGCGGCCGTGGCGGTCGCGAAGGACTTGGCGCAGGTCGCGCCCACCTGGCTGGTCGTCGGCGTGGGGGAGCGGGCCGAGCGGATCGAGAACGCCGCGGGGACCTTCCGCGGCTTCGGCGTCGACGTGCGGGTCGAGCTTGGGCCGGGTGCCGCCGAGCGGGTGGCCGATCTCGACCTGCCGCTGCCCGCGCTGGTCGCCGGATGGCTCCGCGCCCAGGTCGGGGCCGCCGAGGTCGCCGTCGAACTGGTTCCAGCGGACCTGCCGACCGAGCAGTGTCTCGCCGAAGGCAGGCGACTCGCGGGCGGTGAGGAGCCCGTAGGTCTGCTGGTGCTCGGCGACGGGTCGCACCGCCACGGCGACAAGGCGATCGGCAGGCCCGACGCCCGCGCGGGCTCGTTCGACGACTCGATCGCGGCGGCGTTCGCCCAGGTCGACCTCGACGCGCTGCTGGCCATCGACCCGGCGGAAGCCGACGAACTCGGCGCCGTGGGCCGAGCGCCGTGGCAGGTGCTCGCCGGGGCGGTCCGGGCGGACGGCCGGTCCTGGCGGTGCGTGCGCTCAAGCGTCCAGCTGCCCTTCGGCCTCGCCTACCACTTCGCCGTCTGGGAACCGGTGGCCTCGTGA
- the miaA gene encoding tRNA (adenosine(37)-N6)-dimethylallyltransferase MiaA: MTLSVAVVGPTATGKSDLGVALAERLGGEVVNADAMQLYRGMDIGTAKVTMDERRGIPHHQLDVLDVRETASVAAYQRHARAAVEDILARGRVPILVGGSGLYVQAVVDELDFPGTDAALRARLESELDTVGVAPLYARLRVLDPVAAESILPTNGRRVVRALEVIELTGRPFSATMPKPGPARYGMVMVGIDRDAAALDERVDLRVERMFAGGLAEEVRELENQGLREGRTASRALGYQQVLTAFDGDYDLDAAAAETARATRRFVRRQRSWFRRDKRLTWLDAARPDLVDAAAALVER; encoded by the coding sequence GTGACGCTGAGTGTCGCCGTCGTGGGTCCGACGGCCACCGGCAAGTCCGACCTCGGTGTCGCCCTTGCCGAGCGCCTCGGCGGCGAGGTGGTCAACGCCGACGCCATGCAGCTCTACCGGGGCATGGACATCGGCACCGCGAAAGTCACCATGGACGAGCGGCGGGGCATCCCGCACCACCAGCTCGACGTCCTCGACGTGCGCGAGACCGCCTCGGTGGCGGCCTACCAGCGGCACGCCCGCGCGGCCGTGGAGGACATCCTGGCGCGCGGCCGGGTCCCGATCCTGGTCGGCGGCTCCGGCCTCTACGTGCAAGCCGTGGTGGACGAACTGGACTTCCCCGGCACGGACGCCGCCCTGCGCGCCCGGCTGGAATCCGAACTGGACACGGTGGGCGTGGCCCCCCTCTACGCGCGGTTGCGGGTGCTCGACCCGGTGGCCGCGGAGTCGATCCTGCCCACCAACGGCAGGCGGGTCGTGCGCGCGCTCGAGGTCATCGAACTGACCGGCCGCCCGTTCTCCGCGACGATGCCCAAGCCCGGCCCCGCCCGCTACGGCATGGTCATGGTCGGCATCGACCGCGACGCCGCCGCGCTGGACGAGCGGGTCGACCTGCGCGTCGAGCGGATGTTCGCGGGCGGGCTCGCCGAGGAGGTCCGCGAGTTGGAGAACCAGGGCCTGCGCGAAGGCCGGACCGCGTCCCGCGCGCTCGGCTACCAACAGGTCTTGACCGCCTTCGACGGCGATTACGACCTCGACGCGGCCGCGGCCGAGACCGCGCGGGCGACTCGCCGGTTCGTCCGCAGGCAGCGCTCGTGGTTCCGCCGCGACAAGCGCCTGACCTGGCTCGACGCCGCCCGCCCCGACCTGGTCGACGCGGCCGCGGCCCTGGTCGAACGGTAA
- the dapF gene encoding diaminopimelate epimerase, which yields MAITFLKGHGTENDFVLLPDPDGGLDLTVARVRALCDRARGLGADGVLRIVRAKALADAPAGIDGDVWFMDYRNADGSIAETCGNGVRVFARYLHDTGLVDGPEFPVGSRAGLRPVVVHPDGTVTIDMGPVRRLGNSVAVVDGATFAGIGIDVGNPHLACVLDSVDLDSLDLTVQPEFDTTLFPNGVNVEFVAPVGPDEIHLRVHERGVGETRSCGTGTVAATAAALAAQGETTGSCTVHIPGGTVHVTISETSSTLTGPAVFVARGELDQAWWDAQR from the coding sequence GTGGCGATCACGTTTCTCAAAGGACATGGCACGGAGAACGACTTCGTGCTGCTGCCCGACCCCGACGGCGGTCTCGACCTCACCGTCGCGCGGGTCCGCGCGCTGTGCGACCGGGCCCGTGGGCTCGGCGCCGACGGCGTCCTGAGGATCGTCCGAGCCAAAGCACTTGCCGACGCGCCCGCGGGCATCGACGGCGACGTGTGGTTCATGGACTACCGCAACGCCGACGGCTCGATCGCCGAGACGTGCGGCAACGGTGTGCGGGTCTTCGCGCGATACCTCCACGACACCGGCCTGGTCGACGGCCCCGAGTTCCCCGTCGGCTCCCGCGCGGGTCTGCGTCCCGTGGTCGTGCACCCGGACGGCACGGTGACCATAGACATGGGACCGGTTCGCCGACTCGGCAACTCCGTCGCGGTCGTCGACGGCGCGACGTTTGCCGGAATCGGTATCGATGTCGGCAACCCCCACCTGGCCTGTGTCCTCGACTCCGTCGACCTCGACAGCCTCGACCTGACGGTCCAGCCGGAATTCGACACGACCCTCTTCCCGAACGGCGTGAACGTCGAATTCGTCGCGCCGGTCGGTCCGGACGAGATCCACCTGCGCGTCCACGAGCGCGGCGTCGGCGAGACCCGTTCCTGCGGCACCGGCACGGTCGCCGCGACGGCCGCCGCCCTCGCGGCCCAGGGCGAAACCACCGGATCGTGCACTGTCCACATCCCCGGCGGGACCGTGCACGTCACGATCAGCGAAACGTCGAGCACCCTCACCGGCCCCGCCGTTTTCGTCGCGCGCGGCGAACTCGACCAAGCCTGGTGGGACGCACAGCGCTGA
- the hflX gene encoding GTPase HflX has translation MTEEFTQQEINGAVADPAELSLGDLEREERSSLRRVAGLSTELQDITEVEYRKLRLERVVLVGVWTEGSALESEASLAELARLAETAGSEVLEGLVQRRDKPDPATYIGSGKVIELGDIVRATGADTVICDGELSPSQLQQLEARLKVKVIDRTALILDIFAQHARSREGKSQVELAQLQYLLPRLRGWGETLSRQAGGRAGGGNGGVGLRGPGETKLETDRRRIRAKISKLRKEIKSMTTVRDTKRGQRVANEIPSVAIAGYTNAGKSSLLNVLTGAGVLVEDSLFATLDATTRRTETPDGNTYTLTDTVGFVRHLPHQLVEAFRSTLDEVADADLVVHVVDGADPMPEWQVRAVREVLNEIGERRDVKMPPELVVVNKVDAASELALARLRHLLPGAVFVSAHTGAGMEELRERIAALIPRPNQQVDVLVPYARGELVARVHREGEVLTEEHTAAGTQLRAMVKADLAGVLESFAANGTSA, from the coding sequence GTGACAGAGGAATTCACTCAGCAGGAAATCAACGGCGCGGTGGCCGACCCGGCTGAGCTCTCCCTCGGTGACCTGGAGCGAGAAGAGCGATCATCACTGCGCCGTGTAGCCGGTCTGTCGACCGAGCTCCAGGACATCACCGAGGTCGAATACCGAAAGCTGCGACTCGAACGGGTCGTGCTGGTCGGCGTGTGGACCGAGGGCTCCGCGCTGGAATCGGAGGCCTCGCTGGCGGAATTGGCCAGGCTGGCCGAAACGGCGGGTTCCGAGGTCCTCGAAGGTCTCGTGCAGCGCCGCGACAAGCCGGACCCGGCGACCTACATCGGTTCCGGCAAGGTCATCGAACTCGGCGACATCGTCCGGGCGACCGGCGCGGACACCGTGATCTGCGACGGTGAGCTCTCGCCAAGCCAGCTGCAGCAGCTGGAGGCGCGGCTCAAGGTCAAGGTCATCGACCGCACGGCGCTGATTCTCGACATCTTCGCCCAGCACGCCCGGTCCCGGGAGGGCAAGTCCCAGGTCGAGCTGGCGCAGCTGCAGTACTTGCTGCCGCGCCTGCGTGGTTGGGGTGAGACGCTGTCCCGCCAGGCCGGTGGCCGTGCGGGCGGCGGCAACGGCGGTGTGGGTCTGCGTGGTCCCGGTGAGACCAAGCTCGAGACCGACCGGCGCCGGATCCGCGCGAAGATCTCCAAGCTGCGCAAGGAGATCAAGTCGATGACCACCGTCCGCGACACCAAGCGCGGGCAGCGGGTCGCCAACGAGATCCCCAGCGTCGCTATCGCCGGCTACACCAACGCGGGCAAGTCGAGCCTGCTCAACGTGCTGACCGGTGCGGGAGTGCTCGTCGAGGACTCGCTCTTCGCGACCCTCGACGCGACGACCCGGCGCACCGAGACCCCGGACGGCAACACGTACACGCTGACCGACACGGTCGGCTTCGTGCGCCACCTGCCCCACCAGCTCGTCGAGGCGTTCCGGTCCACCCTGGACGAGGTCGCCGATGCGGACCTGGTCGTGCACGTGGTCGACGGCGCCGACCCGATGCCCGAGTGGCAGGTCAGGGCGGTGCGCGAGGTGCTCAACGAGATCGGCGAGCGCCGCGACGTGAAGATGCCGCCCGAGCTGGTCGTGGTCAACAAGGTCGACGCGGCCTCCGAGCTCGCGCTGGCCCGGCTGCGGCACCTGCTGCCCGGCGCGGTGTTCGTCTCGGCGCACACCGGGGCGGGCATGGAGGAGCTGCGCGAGCGCATCGCGGCCCTGATCCCGCGGCCGAACCAGCAGGTCGACGTCCTGGTCCCGTACGCCCGCGGCGAGCTCGTCGCCCGGGTCCACCGCGAGGGCGAGGTGCTGACCGAGGAACACACCGCGGCGGGCACCCAGCTGCGCGCGATGGTCAAGGCGGACCTCGCCGGTGTGCTGGAGAGCTTCGCGGCCAACGGCACCTCGGCGTAA
- a CDS encoding SdiA-regulated/phytase-like domain-containing protein yields the protein MGEVAVRALVTTALVAGLVGFGATSASAREQAPRDVCVMADKRIGELSGLVADGDRWYAVNDGGTKSTVYVLTKECKVERVISGPTDPFDVEDLARGADGTFWLADTGDNDKKRETVALIALTPDGKTKLHRLTYPDGAHDTEALLLDRAGTPYLITKNPFGRGDIYRPVAAITSPGPTALEKVGSVQLTSTDTKGGPVNPSIGSVVVTGAASNPGGTVVALRTYTDAYLYAVPDGDLLAALKTDPVRIPLPEEKQGEAIGLEPDGTLVSASEGVGQPIRAVTGAAGRLAPPPKAEDESRSGGQAAAAKGADGGGLDPLPAIGFTVIAIGGVLFFMHRRASRR from the coding sequence ATGGGGGAGGTGGCAGTGCGGGCGTTGGTGACGACTGCGCTCGTGGCGGGTCTGGTGGGCTTCGGAGCCACGAGCGCGTCCGCGCGTGAGCAGGCTCCGCGGGATGTCTGCGTGATGGCCGACAAGCGGATCGGGGAACTGTCCGGGCTCGTCGCCGACGGCGACCGGTGGTACGCCGTCAACGACGGCGGCACCAAGTCGACGGTGTACGTGCTCACCAAGGAGTGCAAGGTCGAGCGGGTCATCAGCGGCCCGACCGACCCCTTCGACGTCGAAGACCTCGCCCGCGGCGCCGACGGGACCTTCTGGCTCGCCGACACCGGCGACAACGACAAGAAGCGCGAGACGGTCGCGCTGATCGCGCTCACCCCGGACGGCAAGACCAAACTGCACCGGCTGACCTACCCGGACGGCGCCCACGACACCGAGGCGCTGCTGCTCGACCGCGCGGGCACGCCCTATCTGATCACCAAGAACCCCTTCGGCCGCGGCGACATCTACCGACCCGTCGCGGCGATCACCAGCCCAGGGCCGACCGCGCTGGAGAAAGTCGGCTCGGTGCAGCTGACCAGCACCGACACGAAGGGCGGGCCGGTCAACCCGAGCATCGGCTCGGTCGTGGTGACCGGCGCGGCCTCGAACCCGGGCGGCACGGTGGTCGCGCTGCGCACCTACACCGACGCGTACCTGTACGCCGTGCCCGACGGCGACCTGCTCGCCGCACTCAAGACCGACCCAGTGCGGATTCCGCTGCCTGAGGAGAAGCAGGGGGAGGCCATCGGGCTCGAACCGGACGGCACCCTCGTATCCGCGTCCGAGGGCGTGGGCCAGCCGATCCGCGCCGTCACCGGGGCCGCCGGGCGGCTCGCCCCACCGCCGAAGGCGGAGGACGAATCACGCTCCGGTGGGCAGGCGGCCGCCGCGAAGGGTGCCGATGGCGGCGGGCTGGACCCGCTGCCCGCCATCGGCTTCACCGTCATCGCCATCGGCGGCGTCCTGTTTTTCATGCACCGTCGCGCAAGCCGCCGCTAG
- the lexA gene encoding transcriptional repressor LexA has protein sequence MAGTSGRKPAGTPKRKPLSGGNVRSFPELDQTPDGAELPLRQRQVLEVIRSWVQRFGYPPSVREIGEAVGLTSTSSVAYQLRALEEKGYLRRDPNRPRAIGVLPADATPGQLRGEQVAPVLIEAADEGPKPTYVPVLGRIAAGGPILAEQAIEEVFPLPKEIVGEGSLFMLKVAGDSMIDAAIADGDWVVVRQQPTANNGEIVAAMIDGEATVKTLKHRDDHVWLLPHNAAYDPIPGDDATVLGKVVAVLRRL, from the coding sequence GTGGCAGGCACGAGTGGTCGCAAGCCCGCAGGGACACCGAAGCGGAAGCCCTTGTCGGGGGGCAACGTGCGCAGTTTCCCCGAGCTGGACCAAACCCCGGACGGCGCTGAGCTGCCACTACGCCAGCGTCAGGTCCTCGAAGTCATCCGGTCGTGGGTCCAGCGCTTCGGCTATCCCCCGAGCGTTCGCGAGATAGGCGAGGCCGTCGGGCTCACCTCGACGTCCTCGGTGGCCTACCAGCTGCGCGCGCTGGAGGAGAAGGGCTACCTGCGCCGGGATCCGAACCGCCCGCGCGCGATCGGCGTGCTGCCCGCGGACGCCACCCCGGGACAGCTGCGCGGCGAACAGGTCGCCCCGGTGCTCATCGAGGCGGCCGACGAGGGCCCGAAGCCGACGTACGTGCCGGTCCTGGGTCGGATCGCCGCCGGTGGGCCCATCCTGGCCGAGCAGGCCATCGAGGAAGTGTTCCCGCTGCCGAAGGAGATCGTCGGCGAGGGCTCGCTGTTCATGCTCAAGGTCGCGGGCGACTCGATGATCGACGCGGCGATCGCCGACGGCGACTGGGTCGTCGTCCGCCAGCAGCCCACCGCGAACAACGGCGAGATCGTGGCCGCGATGATCGATGGCGAGGCGACGGTGAAGACGCTGAAGCACCGCGACGACCACGTGTGGCTGCTGCCCCACAACGCCGCGTACGACCCCATCCCGGGCGACGACGCCACCGTCCTCGGCAAGGTCGTCGCAGTCCTGCGCCGCTTGTAA
- a CDS encoding LysM peptidoglycan-binding domain-containing protein translates to MAATAAVAVPRSAGLPEGRSPQVVAPPKSAPRPARPIGQGRLRPPTRRRRVLAPHVVASPARGPRPASPPLVVLVGLAVVVALAILGLGSFAGAMTGADVPTTTTVVRVEPGETLSDLAARMAPDSDVTAVVDKIRELNALDGSMVRAGQPLRVPSSR, encoded by the coding sequence ATGGCTGCGACTGCCGCGGTGGCGGTACCTAGGTCGGCCGGCTTGCCGGAAGGCCGATCCCCGCAGGTGGTGGCGCCGCCGAAGTCCGCGCCGCGTCCCGCCCGGCCGATCGGCCAGGGCAGGCTGCGGCCGCCGACCAGGCGACGTCGGGTGCTCGCTCCGCACGTCGTGGCGTCCCCGGCCCGCGGCCCACGGCCTGCGTCGCCGCCGCTCGTCGTGCTGGTCGGCTTGGCGGTGGTGGTCGCGCTCGCGATCCTCGGTCTCGGCTCGTTCGCCGGCGCCATGACGGGGGCCGACGTTCCGACGACGACCACCGTGGTCCGCGTGGAGCCCGGCGAGACCCTGTCCGACCTCGCCGCCCGGATGGCGCCCGACAGCGATGTCACGGCGGTGGTCGACAAGATCCGTGAGCTCAACGCGCTTGACGGCTCGATGGTCCGCGCGGGTCAACCGCTGAGGGTGCCGTCCTCCCGCTGA
- the nrdR gene encoding transcriptional regulator NrdR yields the protein MRCPFCRHSDSRVVDSREVDDGQVIRRRRSCSKCSRRFTTVEEAVLAVVKRSGVTEPFSRDKVITGVRRACQGRPVDEDQLQLLAQKVEETIRATGSAEIPSHEVGLAILGPLRELDGVAYLRFASVYRAFSSVEDFEKEIADLRAAMAGEAKTDDD from the coding sequence ATGAGGTGTCCATTCTGCCGCCACTCCGACTCCAGGGTCGTCGACTCGCGCGAGGTCGACGACGGGCAGGTGATCCGCCGCAGGCGGTCCTGCTCCAAGTGCAGCCGCCGCTTCACCACCGTCGAGGAGGCGGTCCTCGCCGTGGTGAAGCGGTCGGGGGTCACCGAGCCGTTCAGTCGGGACAAGGTGATCACGGGCGTGCGGCGGGCCTGTCAGGGCAGGCCGGTCGACGAGGACCAGCTGCAGCTGCTCGCCCAGAAAGTCGAGGAGACGATTCGCGCCACCGGCAGCGCCGAGATCCCGAGCCACGAGGTCGGGTTGGCGATCCTGGGGCCGCTGCGGGAGCTGGACGGGGTCGCGTACCTGCGGTTCGCCAGCGTTTACCGCGCTTTTTCCTCGGTCGAGGACTTCGAGAAGGAGATCGCCGACTTGCGCGCCGCCATGGCGGGCGAGGCGAAGACGGATGACGACTAG